A single window of Anomaloglossus baeobatrachus isolate aAnoBae1 chromosome 5, aAnoBae1.hap1, whole genome shotgun sequence DNA harbors:
- the PDRG1 gene encoding p53 and DNA damage-regulated protein 1 yields the protein MEKYGGPEVVLSYLQEVEKKAEDVLVDRRQIVDLDHKRNQNREALRALSRDPSNSGPVTVCFGNMFINLPKDKTKEMIERDQEQLDAEIQNLRSQLKVKVNELYEAQGKPELKGFNLTPLDPDELKAIGKVLNG from the exons ATGGAGAAGTATGGGGGGCCGGAGGTAGTGCTGTCTTATCTGCAAGAGGTGGAGAAGAAAGCCGAGGATGTGCTGGTGGACAGGCGGCAG ATTGTAGATCTTGACCATAAAAGGAATCAGAATAGAGAGGCCTTACGAGCGCTCAGCAGAGACCCCTCGAATTCAG GGCCGGTGACTGTGTGTTTCGGTAACATGTTTATTAACCTTCCGAAAGACAAAACCAAGGAAATGATTGAGCGAG ATCAGGAACAGCTGGACGCCGAAATCCAAAATCTTCGCTCGCAGCTAAAAGTGAAAGTGAATGAGTTATACGAGGCGCAAG GTAAACCGGAGCTCAAAGGCTTTAACCTGACCCCTCTGGATCCGGATGAACTGAAGGCGATCGGTAAAGTCTTGAACGGATGA